The proteins below come from a single Candidatus Poribacteria bacterium genomic window:
- a CDS encoding WD40 repeat domain-containing protein: MKKTEIFRNCIQSELPPGLKIRFDKKQVMAITFSPDGTRLAAGGDGRIWIYDTATGAQFAMLSGYTEHIRALAFAPDNALLASGSEDNTLRLWDTATAREVLTLAGDSNLVNALASSSPDGVPLPGWDPRTERLLASSTEAPGRIRCLAFSPDGTTLASGSADGKIRLWEVETGGLLSTFSAHDGLVLALAFSPESETLASGGSDTLVRLWNLESKHLISILRGHTDSVSALAFSTDGGLLVSGGRDNYIQLWKTGEDNPISMFPVQEGAIRELTFSADGEKLIGATHDGSLLIRER, encoded by the coding sequence ATGAAAAAAACAGAAATATTCCGGAATTGCATCCAATCTGAGTTGCCTCCGGGACTCAAAATACGGTTCGATAAAAAGCAGGTAATGGCTATCACTTTCTCACCAGATGGCACGCGCCTCGCCGCAGGTGGTGATGGGCGTATCTGGATATATGACACAGCCACCGGGGCACAATTCGCAATGCTCTCAGGGTATACGGAACATATACGGGCGTTAGCATTCGCGCCCGATAATGCCCTGCTTGCCAGCGGAAGCGAAGACAATACGCTCCGGCTCTGGGACACCGCCACGGCTCGCGAGGTGCTAACACTGGCGGGGGATTCTAATCTGGTGAACGCGTTAGCATCATCTTCACCAGATGGAGTGCCACTTCCCGGATGGGATCCGCGCACAGAACGGTTGCTCGCGTCCTCCACTGAAGCCCCTGGCAGAATTAGATGCCTCGCTTTTTCACCCGATGGAACAACACTCGCGAGTGGAAGTGCAGATGGCAAGATTCGATTGTGGGAAGTTGAAACGGGCGGACTGCTCTCCACCTTTTCAGCACACGACGGGCTCGTCTTGGCTTTGGCATTTTCGCCTGAGAGTGAGACCCTGGCGAGCGGCGGTTCCGACACGCTTGTTCGGCTATGGAACTTAGAAAGCAAGCACTTGATTTCTATATTAAGAGGGCATACCGATTCAGTCAGTGCGTTGGCTTTCTCTACCGATGGAGGACTCCTCGTAAGCGGTGGAAGGGATAACTATATTCAGTTGTGGAAAACCGGCGAGGACAATCCTATATCTATGTTTCCGGTCCAAGAGGGTGCCATTCGGGAATTGACTTTTTCAGCAGACGGTGAAAAACTTATAGGCGCTACACATGATGGTTCGCTCCTCATCAGAGAGCGATGA
- a CDS encoding sigma-70 family RNA polymerase sigma factor, protein MFVSDEDLMVKCGKGDMSAFELLVRRYQNPLINYIHRSIDDYQRAEDLSQETFLRVFKSANRYAPTASFKSWLYTIATNLCRNEIRNRTRRNTYFLEDLVEEGEDVYHAAIMQDTRYLPDSLLEKKEQRQIIRKALAQLPENQRVALTLVTYQDLRYEEVAKILGCSVGAVKALIHRARQKMRKLLIKAGIAE, encoded by the coding sequence ATGTTTGTTTCCGACGAAGATTTGATGGTGAAATGTGGTAAAGGGGATATGAGTGCCTTCGAGCTGCTGGTGCGGCGTTATCAGAACCCTTTGATTAACTATATTCACCGCTCAATCGACGATTATCAGCGCGCGGAAGACCTCTCTCAAGAGACATTCCTCCGAGTTTTTAAAAGTGCGAACCGTTATGCGCCGACAGCATCGTTCAAAAGTTGGCTCTATACAATTGCCACGAATTTGTGTCGAAATGAGATTCGCAACCGGACGCGTCGAAACACCTATTTTTTGGAGGATCTGGTTGAAGAAGGTGAGGATGTTTATCACGCCGCCATCATGCAGGATACCCGCTATCTGCCAGATTCGCTCTTGGAGAAAAAAGAACAGAGACAGATTATCCGAAAAGCGCTCGCACAGTTACCAGAAAATCAACGTGTAGCATTAACACTCGTCACTTATCAGGATTTACGGTATGAAGAGGTTGCGAAAATTCTTGGATGCTCAGTAGGTGCTGTAAAAGCGTTAATTCACCGTGCTCGGCAAAAAATGAGAAAACTGCTCATCAAAGCGGGAATAGCGGAATAA
- a CDS encoding nuclear transport factor 2 family protein, with product MLLQEFMMRNAHDTVKAYFDALVDSDAETLIAMMLPASHYVKIGTDADEIVEGSREIAAYYRNHVASTEEFSIEFVNLDVQERDNVAWFYTRQIWRLKWQGTLEEFVMRMTGVLEKTDRLWKFAQIHASIGVPTS from the coding sequence ATGCTCTTACAGGAATTCATGATGCGGAATGCGCATGATACGGTGAAGGCGTATTTTGACGCCCTTGTTGATAGTGATGCTGAAACCCTCATTGCAATGATGCTGCCTGCCTCACACTATGTCAAGATCGGCACCGATGCTGACGAGATTGTTGAGGGAAGCAGAGAAATCGCGGCGTATTACCGAAACCACGTCGCCAGCACAGAGGAGTTCAGCATTGAATTTGTTAACCTTGACGTGCAGGAACGGGACAATGTCGCTTGGTTCTACACGCGTCAGATCTGGCGACTCAAATGGCAAGGCACGCTGGAAGAATTCGTGATGCGGATGACGGGTGTCTTGGAAAAAACCGATAGGTTATGGAAATTTGCGCAAATCCACGCCTCAATCGGTGTGCCTACATCTTAG
- a CDS encoding phosphoribosylglycinamide formyltransferase, protein MKIAVLVSGSGTNLQTLIEQLHQDETSGIKIAVVISDRRKAYALTRAKLAGIPTHVVRTQDFANRLDFDAEISKIIEHYAVELIVLAGFMKLFQPPFVQKYRNRILNVHPTLLPAFPGAHPVADTLAYGVKIAGVTVHFVDEDVDSGPIIAQSAVPVLDTDDEESLHNRIQVEEHKLYPEAIKWFAQGRLKIEGRKVIVESSESGF, encoded by the coding sequence ATGAAGATCGCAGTCCTCGTTTCAGGGAGTGGCACCAATCTGCAAACCCTGATTGAACAGTTACATCAAGATGAGACGAGTGGTATCAAGATCGCAGTGGTCATCAGCGACCGGCGCAAGGCTTATGCCCTTACACGAGCAAAGCTCGCTGGTATACCGACACATGTTGTCAGAACTCAAGATTTTGCGAATCGTCTCGATTTTGACGCAGAAATTTCAAAGATCATTGAGCACTATGCTGTTGAATTAATAGTCCTTGCGGGTTTTATGAAGTTGTTCCAACCGCCCTTTGTGCAAAAATACCGGAACCGAATTCTCAATGTCCATCCAACGCTTTTACCAGCATTTCCGGGGGCACATCCTGTCGCTGATACATTGGCGTATGGTGTGAAGATCGCGGGTGTCACCGTTCATTTTGTTGATGAGGATGTAGATTCGGGTCCCATTATTGCGCAGTCGGCGGTTCCTGTTTTGGATACGGACGATGAAGAGAGTTTACACAACCGAATTCAGGTTGAGGAGCATAAACTCTATCCCGAAGCGATTAAATGGTTCGCGCAGGGTAGGTTGAAAATTGAAGGACGAAAAGTTATTGTAGAATCGTCTGAATCAGGATTTTAG
- a CDS encoding TIM barrel protein: MLAISTMWNALKQQDGAALFDDLKNLGFETLELSRHLTPDQIEQLKPYLRETPPCSIHNFCPILPGTSQAEAEQDKILLSSLNTDERAEAVRRTVQTMELAVELEAPIVVLHLGGVDTYDRSYLMRDLYNYGEREFEAFDQKVTEATEWRKRKETKHQDAVLRSLDELNECALKMELYIAIENRPHYYQIPNFDEVGLFFEEFYGSPMRYWHDIGHAALQEKLGVCWADAWIDRYAEHLVGVNLHDLKGLEAYHPPGTGDLEWDELFEQLPSDVLKVLEIRPCEAEPVIAARELCFNFAVG; this comes from the coding sequence ATGTTAGCGATTTCAACGATGTGGAACGCCCTGAAACAACAGGACGGTGCAGCACTGTTCGATGATCTCAAAAACCTTGGCTTTGAAACGCTCGAACTCAGCAGGCATCTTACACCGGATCAGATAGAGCAGCTCAAGCCGTATCTCCGCGAAACTCCGCCCTGCTCGATTCACAACTTCTGTCCGATCCTTCCCGGAACATCGCAAGCAGAAGCGGAGCAGGATAAAATTTTACTTTCCAGCCTCAATACAGACGAACGAGCAGAGGCTGTCCGCCGCACTGTCCAAACAATGGAACTCGCTGTTGAATTGGAGGCACCCATTGTCGTTCTTCATCTCGGCGGAGTTGACACCTATGACAGGTCCTATTTGATGAGAGACTTATACAACTATGGCGAGCGCGAGTTTGAAGCCTTCGATCAGAAAGTGACCGAAGCCACAGAGTGGCGAAAACGTAAGGAAACGAAACATCAAGACGCAGTGTTACGGAGTCTCGATGAACTCAACGAGTGTGCCTTGAAGATGGAACTCTACATCGCCATTGAGAATCGTCCACACTATTACCAAATTCCGAATTTTGACGAGGTTGGACTGTTTTTTGAAGAGTTTTACGGCAGTCCAATGCGTTATTGGCACGACATAGGGCATGCTGCGCTACAGGAAAAACTCGGCGTGTGCTGGGCAGATGCGTGGATTGATCGTTATGCTGAACACCTCGTCGGTGTAAATCTGCATGATTTGAAAGGGCTTGAGGCGTATCATCCTCCGGGGACCGGGGACTTGGAGTGGGACGAACTTTTTGAGCAGCTCCCGTCGGATGTCTTGAAGGTGTTGGAAATTCGCCCGTGTGAAGCGGAACCTGTGATAGCAGCGCGAGAATTGTGTTTTAATTTTGCCGTAGGTTAA
- a CDS encoding formylglycine-generating enzyme family protein: MIPMEHTNGTTTKYILNITKSSASRIALAKSDTPDALQKLCREYWTWHFDASLSDAVRLLLNTELGWETTPQLTTPPVGEVISPLGHALAHEDKDIRDAALQVLDATVHIPAGVAYIGEECAPLELDGFEIGVYPVTNAQYHRFLQDTGHTPPQDWTDGVYPANRGDHPVVWVTCEDADAYARYVDGKLPTFPEWQYAARGADDRLFPWGHEIDKPRCNTAELGAGTTTPVVSFRDGMSPFGCYDMVGNVWEWTDTSYDDEGNFRVACGGAWYYNHDYSTCTSYDFFSNGYAEFVIGFRIAW, from the coding sequence ATGATACCTATGGAGCACACGAACGGCACTACAACAAAATATATCCTGAACATCACGAAGTCGAGTGCGTCTCGGATTGCGCTGGCGAAAAGCGATACACCAGATGCCCTTCAAAAGCTCTGTCGAGAGTATTGGACGTGGCACTTCGACGCATCGTTATCGGATGCCGTTCGGTTGCTGCTAAACACAGAACTCGGCTGGGAAACGACGCCGCAGCTCACAACACCGCCAGTCGGTGAGGTTATATCACCCCTTGGTCATGCGCTCGCACACGAGGATAAAGATATTCGTGACGCCGCACTACAGGTGTTAGATGCGACTGTTCATATTCCTGCAGGCGTTGCCTATATTGGTGAAGAATGTGCCCCGTTGGAACTCGATGGGTTTGAGATTGGGGTTTACCCTGTAACCAACGCACAATACCATCGGTTTCTTCAGGATACAGGACACACGCCACCACAGGATTGGACGGATGGTGTCTATCCAGCAAACAGAGGCGACCATCCTGTTGTCTGGGTTACGTGTGAAGATGCAGATGCTTATGCGCGTTATGTCGACGGCAAACTACCGACGTTTCCAGAATGGCAATACGCCGCACGCGGTGCTGATGATAGACTCTTTCCGTGGGGTCATGAAATTGACAAACCGCGGTGCAACACTGCGGAACTCGGTGCAGGAACGACAACCCCGGTCGTTAGTTTCAGAGACGGTATGAGTCCATTCGGATGCTACGATATGGTCGGCAACGTATGGGAATGGACGGACACATCGTATGACGATGAAGGGAACTTCCGCGTGGCATGTGGCGGCGCGTGGTATTACAATCACGACTATAGCACTTGCACCAGTTACGATTTTTTTAGCAACGGATATGCAGAGTTTGTAATCGGGTTCCGTATCGCATGGTAA
- a CDS encoding VWA domain-containing protein, which translates to MQSVTRRALLISLIFHLFFFVTTFYVVVQNQPIASEKSGLEAELISVKNTSRTRAPLKKISPRLRASERDFIKPHMSTGELLPSPTSPVPVNTETSHPALGRSLRDEVKSKNPSTSLDLSRKNWGEVSTATHTLQDVERNLSKTETASPAGNTTFGTKRSGPSRTQRAPEISMRKIVEEEEELSPAQLAEISEKRKALPHVPFPRLMKTLAQEIVETSDGGPIDVVFVIDASGSMRDNIKSVVEHLSAMVNVYKASKIDYALGVTEFWANKNRNRIRVVQLTKSFTNYKRTLQAIEVHQDENALDAVVQTVKELRFRPTSKRHFILVTDEPLSSREGLEVSEVIAYCREFGIYVNVLGLPLNEHQRLASETGGKWHIIPEEPRPQTAQRPKVPTHPRNKAVALRQAQWTDVTKVGDAALQLSGNTPIDIVLFVDSSESMGDKLPHFLKQLDILVRDLDNALIDYQMGVVRFRSRASVNMVNVFNPPQTLKQVRKIVELPCQDDEMLLDAVAEGLRRLKLRPNAQPYFILITDEPAEGEYSALAIIQMLQQKHVLVSVVGTYDDFQQQVASKTGGVWVPIPKGHTTNNSYW; encoded by the coding sequence ATGCAATCTGTAACTCGTAGAGCGTTGCTCATCTCGCTGATATTCCACCTCTTTTTTTTCGTCACAACATTTTACGTCGTGGTGCAGAATCAGCCAATAGCGTCAGAGAAATCGGGCTTGGAGGCGGAGCTCATTTCTGTCAAAAACACATCTCGAACGAGGGCTCCCCTGAAAAAGATTTCGCCGCGTTTGCGGGCTTCTGAGCGTGATTTCATAAAACCTCATATGAGTACTGGGGAGTTGCTGCCCTCCCCTACATCCCCCGTTCCGGTGAACACCGAAACGTCACATCCTGCCTTAGGTCGCAGTTTACGAGATGAAGTTAAATCAAAGAACCCCTCGACATCTTTAGATCTGTCGAGAAAAAACTGGGGAGAGGTCAGCACTGCGACTCACACACTTCAAGATGTTGAACGGAATTTGTCAAAAACGGAAACCGCAAGTCCCGCAGGAAATACGACCTTCGGAACCAAACGTTCCGGTCCCTCAAGAACGCAACGCGCGCCAGAGATTTCGATGCGTAAGATAGTGGAAGAAGAGGAGGAATTGTCCCCGGCACAATTGGCAGAAATTAGCGAGAAGCGGAAAGCATTACCACATGTTCCGTTTCCGAGGCTTATGAAAACGCTTGCCCAAGAGATTGTCGAAACCAGTGACGGGGGTCCAATTGACGTGGTTTTCGTCATTGATGCCAGCGGCAGTATGCGCGATAATATCAAATCTGTTGTAGAACACTTGAGCGCGATGGTGAATGTATACAAAGCCTCCAAGATAGATTATGCGCTCGGTGTGACGGAATTCTGGGCGAATAAGAACCGAAACAGGATCAGAGTCGTTCAGTTAACAAAAAGCTTCACGAACTACAAACGGACCCTCCAAGCGATTGAAGTCCATCAGGACGAAAACGCTTTGGATGCTGTCGTTCAGACTGTCAAGGAACTCCGATTTCGCCCTACATCCAAAAGGCATTTTATCCTTGTTACGGATGAACCGCTCTCAAGTCGCGAGGGGTTAGAGGTAAGTGAGGTCATCGCATACTGTCGAGAATTCGGCATCTATGTGAACGTGCTTGGACTCCCTTTAAATGAACACCAGCGACTTGCTTCTGAAACCGGTGGCAAATGGCATATTATTCCTGAAGAACCGAGACCACAAACGGCACAACGCCCCAAAGTGCCAACACACCCGCGAAACAAAGCAGTGGCGCTACGCCAAGCACAATGGACGGATGTCACAAAAGTCGGGGATGCCGCGCTGCAACTGAGTGGCAACACTCCAATTGATATTGTCCTGTTCGTTGACAGTAGCGAAAGTATGGGCGATAAACTTCCGCATTTTTTGAAGCAACTTGATATTCTTGTTCGCGATTTGGATAACGCGCTTATAGATTATCAGATGGGGGTGGTGCGTTTCCGATCGCGTGCCTCTGTGAACATGGTCAACGTTTTCAATCCGCCACAAACGCTTAAACAGGTTCGGAAAATCGTTGAATTGCCCTGTCAAGACGATGAGATGTTATTGGACGCTGTAGCGGAAGGACTCCGACGGCTAAAACTCCGTCCGAATGCACAACCCTACTTCATTCTGATTACGGACGAACCCGCAGAAGGTGAATACTCGGCACTCGCGATTATCCAAATGTTACAACAAAAACATGTCCTTGTTAGCGTGGTTGGCACTTACGACGATTTCCAACAACAGGTAGCCTCTAAAACCGGTGGGGTCTGGGTGCCGATTCCTAAGGGGCACACCACAAACAATTCATACTGGTAA
- a CDS encoding DUF202 domain-containing protein yields the protein MQGRPTPYKGLEDQLILRDHLAADRTILANERTFLAYIRTALTLFVAGLSFVHLKQFFTSYIVEVIGVVFILLGIATFFVGLFRYKRMQALIRKIKTEELKELEEEGL from the coding sequence ATGCAAGGAAGACCAACGCCTTACAAAGGACTGGAAGATCAACTTATCTTGCGCGATCATCTCGCCGCAGATCGAACTATCCTCGCAAATGAGCGAACCTTTCTCGCCTATATCCGCACAGCGTTAACGTTGTTCGTTGCAGGTTTATCCTTTGTGCATCTCAAGCAGTTTTTTACTTCATATATCGTTGAGGTGATCGGGGTCGTCTTTATTTTGCTCGGTATTGCCACCTTCTTCGTTGGACTTTTTAGATATAAAAGGATGCAAGCCCTCATCCGTAAGATTAAGACAGAAGAATTAAAGGAATTAGAAGAGGAAGGTTTATAA
- a CDS encoding sugar phosphate isomerase/epimerase, with translation MEGVEAVIGISYHAGGMKDIPLPEVITILADAGYDAIEMMCGPEAHIPSGEVTDGLLKDVKTMVVDSGLKVSVINPFTGKGLYQLAAEDPQEAIDHYALLQDVAVTLGAGGVNFLTGYGGEKGDAFAWRLLVDVLKPICRRAEELGITMNIHNHEATTIDASAKVTLLIEHVGSDALKSLNDITNFYHIGEDIAEVTEKLGPLTTHCHVKGVTGMYPYSTFLIPGEDGDELDFRTFAESLGKVGYDKYISVETFPHMRMEKAQIAHDMMADTLKALGLR, from the coding sequence ATGGAAGGAGTTGAAGCAGTGATTGGTATCTCTTATCACGCCGGTGGAATGAAAGACATCCCCCTACCAGAAGTTATTACGATTCTCGCTGATGCAGGCTACGACGCAATCGAGATGATGTGTGGACCAGAAGCGCATATCCCTTCTGGTGAAGTCACCGATGGCTTGCTCAAAGACGTCAAGACGATGGTCGTCGACAGTGGATTAAAGGTCTCTGTTATTAATCCATTCACGGGAAAAGGTTTATACCAATTGGCAGCGGAGGACCCGCAGGAAGCTATTGACCATTACGCACTTCTTCAGGACGTAGCTGTTACCCTTGGGGCAGGGGGTGTTAACTTCCTCACAGGGTATGGCGGCGAGAAAGGGGACGCGTTCGCATGGCGGCTCCTCGTTGATGTGCTGAAACCGATCTGCCGCCGCGCTGAGGAACTCGGTATTACAATGAACATCCACAATCATGAAGCCACAACAATCGATGCCTCTGCAAAAGTCACGCTTCTCATTGAACATGTTGGCTCTGACGCATTGAAATCCCTCAACGACATCACCAATTTCTATCATATCGGTGAAGACATCGCCGAAGTTACTGAAAAATTGGGACCGCTCACGACGCATTGCCATGTAAAAGGCGTAACAGGGATGTATCCCTACAGCACCTTCCTGATCCCTGGAGAAGACGGTGATGAGTTGGATTTCCGAACCTTTGCAGAGAGTTTAGGGAAAGTCGGTTACGATAAGTATATCTCGGTGGAAACGTTCCCTCACATGCGGATGGAGAAGGCACAAATCGCTCACGACATGATGGCAGACACATTGAAAGCGTTAGGGCTACGGTGA
- a CDS encoding phytanoyl-CoA dioxygenase family protein, whose amino-acid sequence MVELTREDIEFFRDEGYLVKRNVLNPELMERARTRLWEGAPEGRKREDPETWIGPFTPEEENPDGNNHRRGFRWNFREPGGEDWMVRLLATDPNVWRMAEQFLGEGNLTQPDRVRGIYCTLPYGDIPKKSIGCHVDAHPFHLGAVGYIDDVPPEGGGFTVWPGSHKIFYYDYQSQYKNEPTPQYEIDRERLSREAGVECYGNAGDVVFWHHRIGHAAGHNYSRQIRQAVLYDFRKTELEQTQEEPPNKDMWRDWPGIKALNF is encoded by the coding sequence ATGGTTGAACTTACACGGGAAGACATTGAATTTTTCAGAGATGAAGGGTACTTGGTGAAACGGAACGTCCTGAACCCGGAATTGATGGAACGGGCACGGACAAGGCTCTGGGAGGGTGCCCCCGAAGGACGCAAGCGCGAGGATCCCGAAACATGGATCGGCCCCTTCACACCAGAGGAAGAGAACCCTGACGGAAATAATCATCGACGCGGTTTCCGGTGGAACTTCCGTGAACCGGGTGGCGAAGACTGGATGGTTCGGCTTCTCGCTACCGATCCGAATGTCTGGCGGATGGCAGAGCAATTCTTGGGTGAAGGGAATTTGACGCAACCCGACCGTGTGCGCGGTATCTATTGCACCCTACCTTACGGCGACATCCCGAAGAAGTCAATCGGGTGTCATGTCGACGCACATCCGTTTCATCTCGGTGCTGTCGGTTATATTGACGATGTGCCGCCGGAAGGGGGTGGGTTTACGGTCTGGCCCGGGAGCCACAAAATCTTCTATTACGATTACCAGTCCCAATACAAGAACGAACCGACACCGCAATACGAAATCGACCGCGAGCGTCTCAGCAGAGAAGCCGGTGTTGAATGCTACGGGAACGCAGGGGATGTCGTCTTCTGGCACCATCGCATCGGTCACGCTGCAGGACATAACTACTCGCGACAGATACGGCAGGCAGTGCTATACGATTTTCGGAAAACGGAATTAGAACAGACGCAGGAAGAACCGCCCAACAAGGATATGTGGCGGGACTGGCCCGGTATCAAGGCGTTGAATTTTTAA
- a CDS encoding zinc-binding alcohol dehydrogenase — MKIREVVVTGQNQVELQTADTGAPALASNELLIDTEYTFISSGTELANYTGREPKVFQKGEWCEYPWRSGYANVGIVREVGKGVTRAAPGDRVFTYGRHASTVQYSQDRLVAPVRETVDPAVVAASRMAGVAMTAMIVAEIGANPWVVVFGLGLVGNLASQMFQIHGCRVIGVDPVAERRKLAQRCGISHTVGGDAAEAQAQVTEITGGELGNITVDAVGHSGVVMQALRATASHGQLVILGSPRVEVQGNLTDLLSETHLRWITIRGALEWCVPMYPDIGNRTSQWSKQQTIFDWMARGELHVEPLISHRLKPDQIKQAYDGLLNEPNVYTGVVLDWNL, encoded by the coding sequence ATGAAAATCAGAGAGGTTGTTGTAACAGGTCAGAACCAGGTGGAGCTGCAAACTGCCGACACTGGCGCACCCGCACTCGCTTCCAACGAATTGCTGATAGATACAGAATATACGTTTATCAGTAGCGGGACGGAGCTCGCGAATTATACCGGTAGAGAGCCGAAAGTCTTCCAAAAAGGGGAGTGGTGTGAATATCCTTGGCGTTCTGGTTACGCGAATGTCGGCATTGTGCGTGAAGTCGGCAAGGGTGTGACTCGCGCAGCTCCAGGTGATCGGGTTTTCACTTATGGGCGACACGCCTCAACGGTTCAATACTCACAAGACCGGTTAGTTGCACCCGTTAGAGAAACGGTGGATCCAGCCGTGGTTGCAGCATCACGGATGGCAGGCGTTGCGATGACAGCGATGATTGTCGCTGAGATCGGTGCCAACCCGTGGGTCGTCGTCTTTGGATTAGGGCTTGTTGGAAATTTGGCATCACAGATGTTTCAAATTCACGGATGCCGTGTTATCGGCGTGGACCCGGTAGCCGAGAGACGAAAACTCGCACAGCGGTGTGGAATTAGCCATACTGTGGGTGGCGATGCTGCCGAGGCGCAAGCACAGGTTACGGAAATTACGGGTGGCGAACTTGGCAATATCACTGTTGATGCCGTAGGGCATAGTGGGGTCGTTATGCAAGCACTGCGCGCCACTGCCAGCCATGGACAACTCGTCATCCTCGGTTCACCACGTGTTGAAGTCCAAGGGAACCTGACCGATCTGCTCTCCGAAACGCATCTGCGATGGATTACCATTCGTGGGGCATTGGAGTGGTGCGTCCCAATGTATCCAGACATCGGTAACCGAACCTCTCAATGGAGCAAACAGCAGACTATCTTTGACTGGATGGCGCGTGGGGAATTGCATGTTGAACCCTTAATCTCTCACCGCCTCAAGCCAGACCAAATTAAGCAGGCTTACGATGGTCTCCTCAACGAACCGAATGTGTATACAGGTGTCGTTCTGGATTGGAATCTTTAA
- a CDS encoding HAD family hydrolase: protein MEISVISFDGDMTLWDFLQVMRHSLKHTLLELQKQRPTPRTLKLTIDEMIAIRNQFAEEVKGEMWNLEEIRLRAFERTLEHVDCPDKELAAHLNAIYRKHRFEDIELYPDVIPTFDVLAPQFKLGLLSNGNTYPERCGLEGYFAFVVFSQDVRIEKPDRRIFEITAERAGCELAQMLHVGDSLENDVAGARNAGAHSVWLNREGVLNDTEIRPDYEVTSLTEMPAILGLGGK from the coding sequence TTGGAAATTTCGGTTATCTCTTTTGATGGCGATATGACCTTGTGGGATTTTCTGCAGGTTATGCGTCATTCGCTCAAACACACATTGTTGGAACTTCAAAAACAGCGTCCGACCCCGCGCACCCTAAAATTAACAATCGATGAGATGATTGCAATTCGGAATCAATTTGCTGAAGAGGTAAAGGGTGAAATGTGGAACCTTGAAGAAATCAGACTGCGCGCATTTGAGAGGACACTTGAACATGTCGACTGCCCAGACAAAGAACTTGCTGCACATCTGAATGCGATATATCGGAAGCACCGATTTGAAGATATAGAGTTGTACCCAGATGTTATCCCAACTTTCGATGTTCTGGCACCCCAATTCAAACTCGGATTGTTGTCAAATGGAAATACCTATCCGGAACGCTGCGGGCTTGAGGGGTATTTCGCCTTTGTTGTTTTTTCTCAAGATGTGCGGATTGAGAAACCGGATCGAAGAATCTTTGAAATTACTGCCGAGCGAGCGGGTTGTGAACTCGCGCAGATGCTCCATGTAGGGGACTCGCTTGAAAACGATGTTGCTGGTGCGCGGAACGCTGGTGCACATTCTGTCTGGCTCAACCGAGAAGGGGTCCTGAATGACACAGAAATTCGACCTGATTATGAGGTGACTTCGTTAACTGAAATGCCAGCAATTTTGGGGTTGGGTGGAAAGTAG
- a CDS encoding tetratricopeptide repeat protein — translation MKERKTGTERALTPEKSSVPSSGLQKELIQRGRVDIHAHQTAAKHLKQGADALNVRDYAKAIKEFQQVIQHNRESAEAHFHLGLAHFMLEDYKKAIDAYKMAIACEPSEATAYLNLAATYRLLKRYDEAIDVYRRAIRFIPSHPELHSELGTVYTFQGKRREAISAYKTAMRLKLELKLQSDSDQSA, via the coding sequence ATGAAAGAGCGTAAAACTGGTACGGAACGTGCCTTAACACCTGAAAAATCCTCGGTGCCTTCAAGCGGATTGCAAAAAGAACTCATCCAGCGGGGGCGCGTCGATATTCACGCGCACCAGACCGCTGCGAAGCATTTAAAACAGGGGGCAGACGCATTAAACGTTCGAGACTACGCGAAAGCGATTAAAGAATTTCAGCAGGTCATTCAGCACAACCGCGAATCCGCGGAAGCACACTTCCACCTCGGTTTGGCACATTTTATGCTGGAAGACTATAAAAAGGCAATAGACGCATACAAAATGGCAATAGCGTGCGAACCGAGCGAAGCAACGGCATACCTCAATCTCGCAGCAACTTATCGTTTGCTCAAACGCTATGACGAGGCGATTGACGTTTACAGGCGTGCCATTCGTTTCATACCGAGCCATCCTGAGTTACATTCTGAGCTCGGGACAGTCTATACATTTCAGGGCAAGCGGCGTGAAGCCATCAGTGCTTATAAAACAGCGATGCGCCTTAAACTTGAATTGAAACTTCAATCAGATTCTGACCAGAGCGCGTAA